From one Drosophila gunungcola strain Sukarami chromosome 2R unlocalized genomic scaffold, Dgunungcola_SK_2 000006F, whole genome shotgun sequence genomic stretch:
- the LOC128254994 gene encoding endoplasmic reticulum metallopeptidase 1-like, with the protein MKSRDENGSAEVMSDVALINVLSQQKRLNYRLPWYYAPSFLLLWVALFYAVVFPLYHRLPDSVLVAHESTKPGQFVAERAQRLLYKYDRIGPKVVGSVANEVTTVAFLVEEVENIRAAMRSDLYELELDVQQPSGAYMHWQMVNMYQGVQNVVVKISTKSSNSSSYLLVNSHFDSKPSSPGSGDDGTMVVVMLEVLRQVAISGSPFEHPIVFLFNGAEENPLEASHGFITLHKWAKNCKALVNLEVAGSGGRDLLFQSGPNNPWLIKYYYQNAKHPFATTMAEEIFQSGILPSDTDFRIFRDYGDLPGLDMAQISNGYVYHTIFDNVQAVPLDSLQNSGENALSLVRGFANASELYNPENHSEGHAVFFDYLGLFFVYYTQTTGVILNCCIAVISLVLVGCSLLRMARESDASVCQISIWFAIILGLHVLGMVLSLGLPMLMAVLFDAGDRSMTYFSNNWLVIGLFIVPAIIGQVLPLTLYYTLKTNDKISHPNHIHMSLHAHCVLLALLAIILTAISLRTPYLCMVSLLFYAGALLINLLTTLHDRGYFWVLIVQMLQVMPFLYFCYLFYTFLQVFFPMLGRFGHGTNPDLLVALICAMGAFFALGFVAPLINMFRWPKLALLGLGVVTFIFSMIAVSDVGFPYRAETSVMRIHFLHVRRIFYEYDGSVSLSDSGYYFDFQDRRLYYPLEDTAVNLTGMVSTSADCDKYLMCGVPCFNHRWCKTRTKSHWLPREQEVAIPGATSLKLLSKSVLDSGKVARFEFEISGPPHMSLYIQPLEGVEVDDWSFIRNMLDEPDKYSAPYQIFFAYGKDNSPLKFHIDFAKTSGDFSTPTCQLGFSASFVSYDYERDAAGLKFISDFPDFAHVMEWPTLYERYIF; encoded by the exons ATGAAGTCAAGGGACGAGAAT GGCTCTGCCGAAGTCATGTCGGACGTGGCTCTGATCAATGTTTTGTCGCAGCAAAAGCGGTTGAACTACAGATTGCCCTGGTACTACGCACCATCGTTTCTGCTCCTGTGGGTGGCTCTATTCTACGCCGTGGTGTTCCCCCTCTACCATCGATTGCCGGACAGTGTCCTGGTAGCGCATGAGTCCACCAAACCTGGCCAGTTCGTGGCGGAGCGGGCTCAAAGGCTACTCTACAAATACGACCGCATCGGACCCAAGGTGGTGGGCAGTGTGGCCAACGAGGTGACCACAGTGGCCTTCCTCGTCGAGGAAGTCGAGAACATCCGGGCCGCAATGCGAAGTGATCTCTACGAGCTAGAGTTGGATGTTCAACAGCCCTCGGGGGCCTACATGCATTGGCAAATGGTGAACATGTACCAGGGCGTTCAGAATGTGGTCGTGAAAATAAGTACCAAGAGCTCCAATAGTTCGTCCTACCTTCTGGTCAACAGCCACTTCGATTCCAAGCCCAGCAGTCCTG GTTCCGGTGATGATGGCACTATGGTTGTGGTCATGCTGGAGGTCCTTCGCCAAGTGGCGATATCGGGGTCACCATTCGAACATCCCATTGTGTTTTTGTTCAACGGAGCCGAGGAGAATCCCTTGGAGGCGTCTCATGGCTTTATCACCCTGCACAAATGGGCTAAAAATTGCAA gGCGCTAGTAAATCTGGAGGTGGCCGGCAGCGGAGGTCGTGATCTGTTGTTCCAGAGCGGCCCAAATAATCCCTGGCTCATAAAG TACTACTATCAAAATGCGAAACATCCGTTTGCCACCACAATGGCCGAGGAGATCTTTCAGTCTGGCATTTTGCCCTCCGATACGGATTTCCGTATCTTCCGGGATTATGGAGACCTGCCAG GTCTCGATATGGCTCAAATCAGCAATGGCTATGTGTATCACACAATTTTTGATAATGTTCAGGCGGTGCCCTTGGATTCCCTTCAAAATTCGGGAGAAAATGCTTTATCGCTGGTGCGAGGTTTTGCAAATGCCAGTGAATTGTACAATCCAGAG AATCACAGCGAAGGGCATGCTGTCTTCTTTGACTATTTGGGCTTGTTTTTTGTCTACTACACCCAGACCACTGGCGTAATCCTAAACTGTTGCATTGCCGTGATCAGTCTGGTTCTGGTGGGCTGCTCTTTGCTGAGAATGGCCCGTGAATCGGATGCCTCGGTGTGCCAGATATCCATTTGGTTTGCCATAATCCTCGGACTACATGTGCTGGGAATGGTCCTCAGTCTGGGATTGCCTATGCTAATGGCAGTGCTTTTCGATGCCGGCGATCGTTCGATGACGTACTTTAGTAACAACTGGCTGGTGATTGGTCTTTTCATCGTTCCGGCAATTATTGGACAGGTTCTGCCCTTGACCCTCTACTATACCCTGAAGACGAAC GACAAAATTAGCCATCCCAATCACATACATATGAGTCTGCATGCGCACTGTGTGCTATTGGCCCTATTAGCCATTATTTTAACTGCTATTAGTCTGAGAACTCCTTATCTCTGTATGGTGTCGTTGCTTTTTTATGCGGGAGCTCTGTtgattaatctgttaactacTCTCCATGATCGTG GATACTTCTGGGTGTTGATCGTGCAAATGCTGCAAGTGATGCCGTTCCTGTACTTCTGCTACCTCTTCTACACATTCCTCCAGGTGTTCTTCCCCATGTTGGGGCGCTTTGGACATGGCACCAATCCAGATCTCCTGGTTGCCCTCATCTGCGCTATGGGCGCTTTCTTTGCCCTGGGATTTGTG GCACCCCTGATCAACATGTTCCGCTGGCCAAAGTTAGCTTTGCTCGGTTTGGGGGTGGTCACCTTTATATTCAGCATGATTGCGGTTTCCGATGTGGGCTTTCCGTATCGCGCCGAAACCAGCGTAATGAGGATTCACTTCCTG CATGTGCGTCGCATTTTCTATGAGTACGATGGCTCTGTCAGTCTCAGCGATTCTGGCTACTACTTTGACTTCCAGGATCGTCGTCTCTATTATCCCCTGGAGGATACTGCTGTGAATCTAACTGGGATGGTTAGCACATCCGCCGATTGCGATAAGTACCTGATGTGTGGTGTTCCCTGCTTCAATCACCGTTGGTGTAAGACCCGCACCAAAAGTCATTGGCTGCCGCGGGAGCAGGAGGTGGCCATTCCCGGGGCAACGTCTCTAAAGCTCCTGAGCAAATCAGTCTTGGACTCTGGAAAAGTGGCTCGCTTCGAATTCGAAATCTCTGGCCCACCACACATGAGCCTATACATTCAACCTCTGGAAGGGGTTGAGGTGGACGATTGGTCCTTTATTCGAAATATGCTGGATGAGCCCGACAAGTACTCAGCGCCATATCAAATATTCTTTGCCTACGGAAAGGATAATTCTCCCTTGAAGTTTCACATTGACTTTGCG AAAACCTCGGGAGACTTCAGCACTCCAACTTGCCAGCTGGGATTTTCCGCCAGTTTTGTGAGCTATGACTACGAACGTGACGCTGCTGGCTTGAAGTTTATATCCGATTTCCCTGACTTTGCTCACGTTATGGAATGGCCGACGTTATATGAgcgttatatattttaa
- the LOC128254776 gene encoding LOW QUALITY PROTEIN: protein rotatin homolog (The sequence of the model RefSeq protein was modified relative to this genomic sequence to represent the inferred CDS: inserted 1 base in 1 codon; deleted 1 base in 1 codon): protein MSVKESLALQLADPQLAKLTSESEEIRLRALEQVETRFIRCLQLDEHIQFKPVLLLKQLIRWFGHTPPLAADRVLAIILELLRSEYGETVVRKIPYARLKTELEKVRRVLRDLDSRRVTELLDDLQLLLLQKYKMDLATASTSSLSSINLTSQSQSQVTESVASGIDQLLTDLKPEDFEAAWTRPCLDDVVSMTSMIDMPRDGAMSVLELQVQLTHLTIRMGDYPAEYFLQSPYIFLHLVQLQNRNDGSLLYVNRALIECLKQLQRRIQLQHNTLSYAASLDPPGTRPQQLKVYSALGVLLANCAKLISPLLFHSTNDNWHILELSMECVRTYEDLGSRVSTLGTSRFSNIGKKLVTYYNSLEGSDLDKLVDAMVVPRLQAMILHGLLKDTVTLNLTFDKQMDRTLDKSLVKRIILDSPYLSCLPDRVKSLKNLTRVLSAESSLEEQHLIKLKRCYSLALNQFQPKTRMGAMQLIQMHGQVCLVVDQLGSETLVKQLFDAVVECTPLYAGDPKLREDAEKLIFILMHLPDPHLRGFVYRLMPRPVVSHFHAFMNKTVYMTGCSNLELVRQHILGLPLNTQILQGLILQSMEADAPEQVRQWCIDYPIMLLKLSCLLNAADFGTVFQLVMPVLPLLICKSISYKQLHKLIWELFEPDTSPLDPTLMLRGYVYYMFHPDSQLRSDAATRIAFVLQCQDYTKKYKPTMNQVPIEMLANDFCLIQPPVNYNSIFDDHTDEPFQGKRSLDALIRLLQTKDLRPSIRKSTMTQLNVLLQNWKACDDFATKEDGYRLVLETLHNALKKESANDPADVLLPAVSILMKLLLHDAGFRQEVANTFEVYVCLLRALFMLPHETQLRQDVSICLFQMLFHNHINSQEDQIVLDVELRPMILPVTYEVDDSPPATVATEGIAMQEHLQNTHFGGDKARSAQHWRLYMAHRICQSPASITLEAVRDLDIRDCLKINVHDLALVQASDLDLQLGRQLTAAGNCSSHEDLQQIVTFIQLFLMLMRSTIPQKIGERLWKLVHKYIRLAPGNDADRELYKYLLELCLNCLRLRQPQVMSGLNKALETDHHHSFHLQLHDRLIPLETLHLISQCLVQLLTAECHGVKMNWHGKLFMQLSVLAKTHFELRQLQHVRCLLSILRRLSERQLSLSAVQMMQYCQHFIQLSSDLRTSTQTGSQWQRDCLHIICQLHMHKSRLSAKTNSTNDAGVAKKVLRYLLGLCGHSDGEVRALAWVSMANWITSCGASMASILPSLDFLPGGLPACCLTTLLDVHEVMLVRELAGRVFILLMPTIGAEDSMELLRNHDFLKDAYNALKVLHVTPSITKDAAGEQHSCEIVGCFVAICIQMVDLKPECCATLCEHSFMSGLSDVMKTPSPSPPPPPTVSSVPFLELCVGQICQLYALCHRDNFEFLQRTICRDSVLLHSFLSLTNDVLNLESPERLLVQLFKLFLVFSKDSNASAFLHEQLRSRPALFLDFFLYGLHMSFINTTLQRYTLSALSMVFIKAHNGPETDSLIRALEQYEFPQDDLLMFEEEELANGKVEMESIKKQLLSWFMQADTGXDAQSPTVGIKTSNAAVLLYHRLDAVFDRHYPPRTFHFLKAPGANHVQICETFGGLLKISPWAVHAAGKMKLLDRVIHLLETFLDDPTIGNACVYVKRVGAHKSRDILSNLLLLINMLGQWHSSHHAVITQPAMAATLVRILIRIWPWLSHSPHLKEITVTLTMFLTEHSFEMCKQTSLLTSGQSHSLLQLMVRVADFETTKKETPNVEPNQSVVPALRAMANCCSCAEGRLSLSKMHVLDMFDTILPENPSAAHATKVRPVVLIAWLGFWEVFSRYDVGSKACHLHALVNTIRRSTPLSTKRILCLRILRNMTFFNGNRSQLVEHSDFINLLRDILVQPVEKKAQAGENDLDSFAEHCLAVLMLWKLFGFGAKYKGMLRGTKLYKVLIGLRVDLSDVYADNPHKFSDVPYAKDLAKLLENLAESMRQ from the exons ATGAGCGTGAAAGAGAGTCTGGCGCTGCAGCTGGCGGATCCGCAGCTGGCCAAGCTGACCAGCGAATCGGAGGAGATCCGCTTGCGCGCGCTCGAGCAGGTTGAGACGCGGTTCATCCGGTGCCTGCAGTTGGACGAGCACATCCAGTTCAAGCCGGTGCTGCTGCTCAAGCAGCTCATCCGCTGGTTCGGGCACACTCCTCCACTGGCCGCCGACCGGGTGCTGGCCATAATCCTGGAGCTGCTGCGCTCGGAGTACGGCGAGACAGTGGTCCGCAAGATTCCCTACGCGCGACTGAAGACGGAGCTGGAGAAGGTGCGTCGCGTGCTTCGCGACTTGGACTCCAGGCGGGTCACCGAACTCCTGGACGacctgcagctgctgctgctccagaAGTACAAAATGGACCTGGCTACTGCATCCACCTCCAGCCTCAGTTCGATCAACCTGAccagccagagccagagccaggtAACCGAATCCGTGGCGAGCGGCATCGACCAGTTGCTGACCGATCTCAAGCCGGAGGACTTCGAGGCCGCTTGGACGCGTCCGTGCCTGGACGATGTGGTCAGCATGACGAGCATGATCGATATGCCGCGCGATGGGGCCATGAGTGTTCTGGAGCTACAAGTGCAGCTAACGCATCTGACCATCCGGATGGGCGACTATCCGGCCGAGTACTTCCTACAGTCGCCGTACATATTCCTGCACCTTGTGCAGCTGCAAAATCGGAATGATGGCAGCCTGTTGTACGTCAACCGGGCACTTATCGAATGCTTGAAGCAGCTACAGCGTCGTATCCAGCTGCAACACAATACCCTAAGCTATGCGGCCAGCCTGGATCCACCGGGCACGCGGCCCCAGCAGCTGAAGGTGTACAGCGCCTTGGGCGTGCTGCTGGCCAACTGCGCCAAGCTGATCTCCCCGCTGCTGTTCCACTCTACCAATGACAACTGGCACATCCTAGAGCTGAGCATGGAGTGCGTCCGCACCTATGAGGATCTTGGCTCCCGAGTCTCAACCTTGGGCACTTCACGCTTCTCAAACATAGGGAAGAAGCTGGTCACCTACTACAACAGTCTGGAGGGCAGTGACCTGGACAAGCTTGTGGACGCAATGGTGGTTCCCCGCCTGCAGGCGATGATCCTCCACGGCCTGCTAAAGGACACGGTGACCTTGAATCTAACCTTCGACAAGCAGATGGACCGGACGCTCGACAAGTCCCTCGTCAAGCGCATCATTTTGGACAGCCCCTACCTATCTTGCCTGCCCGATCGCGTGAAGTCACTGAAAAATCTCACCCGCGTCCTGTCCGCGGAGTCCTCGTTGGAGGAGCAGCACTTGATCAAGCTAAAGCGGTGCTACAGCCTGGCCCTCAACCAGTTCCAGCCGAAGACCAGAATGGGTGCGATGCAGCTGATCCAAATGCACGGGCAGGTGTGCCTGGTGGTCGATCAACTGGGCAGTGAGACGCTGGTGAAGCAGCTCTTCGACGCCGTCGTGGAGTGCACACCCCTCTACGCGGGCGATCCGAAGTTGAGAGAGGATGCGGAGAAGTTGATTTTTATACTGATGCATTTGCCGGACCCACATCTCCGTGGCTTCGTTTATCGCCTGATGCCGCGACCCGTGGTGTCGCATTTCCATGCTTTCATGAACAAGACGGTCTACATGACGGGCTGCAGCAACTTGGAGCTGGTGCGCCAGCACATCCTCGGACTGCCACTGAACACCCAGATACTGCAGGGCCTGATCCTGCAGAGTATGGAGGCTGATGCTCCGGAACAGGTGCGGCAGTGGTGCATCGACTATCCCATAATGCTGCTCAAGCTGAGCTGCCTGCTCAATGCGGCAGACTTCGGCACAGTGTTCCAGCTGGTTATGCCCGTGCTGCCCCTGCTGATCTGCAAGTCGATTTCGTACAAGCAGTTGCACAAGCTGATCTGGGAGCTGTTCGAGCCGGACACCAGCCCCCTGGATCCGACACTGATGCTGCGTGGCTACGTTTACTACATGTTCCATCCGGACTCCCAGTTGAGAAGCGATGCCGCTACCAGGATCGCATTCGTGTTGCAATGTCAGGACTACACGAAGAAATACAAGCCAACCATGAACCAGGTTCCGATTGAGATGCTTGCGAACGATTTCTGCTTGATCCAACCGCCAGTCAACTACAACAGCATCTTTGATGACCACACCGATGAGCCGTTCCAAGGAAAGCGCAGCTTGGATGCCCTCATCCGATTGCTGCAGACCAAGGACCTGAGGCCCTCCATCAGGAAGTCCACGATGACCCAGTTAAATGTGTTGCTGCAAAATTGGAAGGCTTGCGATGACTTCGCCACTAAGGAGGATGGATACCGACTGGTTCTGGAGACGCTGCACAATGCCCTGAAGAAGGAGAGTGCCAACGATCCGGCAGATGTTCTGCTGCCCGCCGTGAGTATCCTGatgaagctgctgctgcacgATGCTGGATTCCGTCAGGAGGTCGCGAACACCTTCGAGGTGTATGTGTGTCTGCTGCGCGCCTTGTTCATGCTGCCCCATGAGACGCAGTTGCGCCAGGACGTCAGCATCTGCCTGTTTCAGATGCTGTTCCACAATCACATCAACTCCCAAGAGGACCAGATAGTGCTGGACGTAGAACTACGTCCCATGATTCTGCCCGTCACATACGAAGTGGATGACTCACCCCCAGCCACTGTTGCGACGGAGGGAATCGCGATGCAGGAACACCTACAGAACACTCATTTCGGAGGAGACAAGGCCAGATCTGCCCAGCATTGGCGATTGTACATGGCCCATCGCATTTGCCAGAGTCCGGCGAGCATCACATTGGAGGCTGTGCGGGATCTGGACATCAGGGACTGCCTCAAGATAAACGTTCACGATTTGGCTTTGGTGCAGGCCTCCGACTTGGACTTGCAACTAGGTCGCCAGCTCACTGCGGCCGGTAACTGCAGCAGCCACGAGGATCTGCAACAAATCGTGACCTTCATTCAGCTGTTCCTCATGCTCATGCGCAGCACCATTCCGCAGAAGATAGGCGAGCGTTTGTGGAAGCTAGTCCACAAGTACATCCGCCTGGCG CCGGGCAACGATGCGGATCGTGAGCTCTACAAGTACTTGCTGGAACTGTGCCTCAACTGTCTGCGCCTCCGCCAGCCCCAGGTGATGAGTGGACTGAACAAGGCCCTCGAGACGGATCACCATCACAGCTTCCATCTGCAGTTGCACGATCGCCTCATTCCGCTGGAAACTCTGCACCTGATTAGCCAGTGCCTGGTGCAACTCTTGACCGCCGAGTGCCATGGGGTCAAGATGAACTGGCATGGCAAGCTCTTCATGCAGCTGAGCGTGTTGGCCAAGACGCACTTCGAGCTGCGCCAGCTGCAGCACGTGCGCTGCCTGCTCAGCATCCTGCGGCGCTTGAGCGAGCGGCAGCTAAGCCTCAGCGCTGTTCAGATGATG CAATATTGCCAGCACTTTATACAGCTGTCCAGTGACTTGAGGACCTCGACGCAGACCGGATCGCAGTGGCAGCGGGATTGCCTGCACATCATCTGCCAGTTACACATGCACAAATCCCGGCTTTCAGCCAAGACCAATTCCACAAACGATGCCGGAGTGGCGAAGAAGGTGCTGCGCTATTTGCTCGGCTTGTGCGGGCACAGCGATGGCGAAGTGCGTGCCCTGGCATGGGTTTCGATGGCCAACTGGATAACCAGCTGTGGCGCCAGCATGGCCAGCATACTGCCCAGCCTGGACTTTCTTCCCGGCGGCCTGCCAGCCTGCTGCTTGACCACGCTCCTGGATGTCCACGAAGTGATGCTGGTCAGGGAGCTGGCCGGACGCGTCTTCATCCTGCTGATGCCGACCATTGGCGCCGAGGATAGCATGGAACTGTTGCGCAACCATGACTTTCTGAAGGACGCCTACAATGCCCTGAAAGTCCTGCACGTGACTCCCTCCATTACCAAAGACGCGGCAGGGGAGCAGCATTCGTGTGAGATAGTGGGCTGCTTTGTGGCCATCTGCATTCAGATGGTGGACCTCAAGCCGGAGTGCTGCGCCACGCTGTGCGAGCACAGCTTCATGAGCGGTCTCAGTGATGTGATGAAgacgccatcgccatcgccaccgccaccgccaacAGTCTCCTCGGTTCCATTCCTGGAACTGTGTGTAGGACAAATATGCCAGTTGTACGCCTTGTGCCACCGCGACAACTTCGAGTTCCTGCAGAGGACCATTTGCCGCGATTCCGTCCTGCTGCACAGCTTTCTGTCGCTGACCAACGATGTGCTGAACCTGGAAAGTCCCGAACGCCTGTTGGTTCAGCTGTTCAAGCTGTTTCTGGTATTCAGCAAGGACTCCAATGCGAGTGCCTTCCTACACGAGCAGTTAAGGAGTCGGCCGGCCCTGTTCCTGGATTTCTTCCTGTACGGATTGCATATGTCATTCATCAACACTACCTTACAGCGCTACACCCTCTCGGCACTGTCCATGGTGTTCATCAAGGCGCACAATGGTCCGGAGACGGATAGCTTGATAAGGGCTCTGGAACAATATGAATTTCCACAGGATGACCTTTTGATGTTTGAAGAGGAGGAGTTGGCAAATGGCAAGGTCGAAATGGAATCGATAAAAAAGCAACTGTTGTCGTGGTTCATGCAGGCAGACACGG GTGATGCACAGAGCCCAACGGTTGGCATCAAAACCAGCAATGCAGCGGTGCTACTTTACCACCGCCTGGATGCGGTCTTCGACCGCCATTACCCGCCCAGGACCTTCCATTTTCTCAAAGCACCTGGAGCAAATCATGTGCAGATTTGTGAGACATTCGGCGGGCTGTTGAAGATCTCGCCGTGGGCTGTGCATGCGGCCGGGAAAATGAAGCTGCTGGATCGAGTGATTCACCTGCTGGAGACCTTTCTGGATGACCCCACCATCGGCAATGCCTGCGTCTATGTGAAGCGAGTGGGAGCCCACAAGTCGCGCGATATCCTGAGCAATCTCCTGCTGCTGATCAACATGTTGGGTCAGTGGCACAGTTCGCATCATGCTGTGATCACCCAGCCCGCTATGGCCGCCACTCTTGTCCGAATCCTCATCCGCATTTGGCCTTGGCTGTCGCATTCGCCGCACTTGAAAGAGATCACCGTCACGCTGACCATGTTCCTTACGGAGCACTCCTTTGAGATGTGCAAACAGACTTCGCTGCTTACCTCCGGGCAGTCGCATTCCCTGCTCCAATTGATGGTTCGCGTGGCTGACTTCGAAACGACCAAGAAAGAGACCCCCAACGTGGAGCCGAATCAAAGTGTGGTGCCCGCGCTGAGGGCAATGGCAAATTGCTGCTCCTGTGCCGAGGGTCGGCTGAGTCTGTCCAAAATGCATGTGCTGGACATGTTCGATACGATCCTCCCGGAAAATCCATCGGCCGCTCACGCCACCAAAGTGCGACCGGTCGTTTTGATAGCTTGGCTGGGATTCTGGGAGGTATTTTCCCGCTATGATGTCGGATCCAAGGCTTGCCATCTTCATGCCCTAGTCAACACCATTCGACGCTCAACGCCATTGAGCACAAAGAGGATCCTGTGCCTTCGTATCCTTCGCAACATGACCTTCTTCAACGGCAACCGCAGCCAGCTGGTGGAACACTCCGACTTCATTAACCTGCTGCGAGATATTTTGGTCCAACCAGTGGAGAAAAAGGCACAAGCTGGTGAAAATGATTTGGACTCGTTTGCAGAGCACTGCTTGGCCGTACTTATGCTGTGGAAACTCTTCGGATTCGGGGCCAAGTACAAGGGCATGCTGCGGGGCACCAAGCTATACAAAGTGCTCATTGGTCTCCGGGTGGATTTGTCAGATGTTTATGCCGATAATCCGCACAAATTCTCCGACGTTCCATATGCAAAAGATCTCGCCAAGTTGCTGGAAAATCTTGCTGAGTCGATGCGACAATAG
- the LOC128254745 gene encoding fatty-acid amide hydrolase 2-A has translation MAQSVPLARAIGGYIFGLLQACIRFVFRLIYGPKGETVPPITDPILLESATSLARKIRNQELSSVQVLESFIRRVKEVNPILNCVVDERYDQALKEAAEADALIKSGQYSVEELAKQKPFLGVPITTKDCISVKGMLHTAGLYERRDVRGAQDADAMALMRKAGAIPFALTNVSEVCMWWESNNTVHGRTRNAYDTNRIVGGSSGGEGCIQSAAASAFGLGSDIGGSIRMPAFFNGIFGHKPSKLVVSNVGQFPAPFSAEQNTFLGLGPMSRFAEDLRPMLRIMAGEKAALLKLDEDVDMTKMKFFYQESDGGGRMISAVDPDLRQAMTKVVHHLSEKFGNEKVERIQLPQFRQSAAIWFANMRDDSGHGFAYQLGNLEHDINTYLELFKWLFGASKHTFIGLSTAIMDSAQCKHGSPKYDHLVRKRNELRAELQRLLGDNGVLIYPTHPTVAPYHNEPITRPINFAYTGIVNVLGFPATAVPLGKLGSEGLPLGVQIIANFNQDRLCLAVAEELERAFGGWAKPEVRL, from the exons ATGGCACAGAGCGTTCCATTGGCTCGGGCCATTGGTGGCTACATCTTTGGTCTCCTGCAGGCATGCattcgttttgttttccgGCTGATCTATGGCCCCAAAGGTGAGACTGTTCCCCCGATCACGGACCCCATTCTCTTGGAGTCGGCCACATCGCTGGCCAGGAAGATCCGCAACCAGGAG CTAAGCAGCGTCCAGGTCCTGGAGTCCTTCATACGACGCGTCAAGGAGGTGAACCCCATTCTAAACTGTGTGGTGGACGAGCGGTACGATCAAGCGCTTAAGGAAGCGGCTGAAGCGGATGCCTTGATCAAGTCCGGTCAGTACAGCGTAGAGGAGCTGGCCAAACAGAAACCCTTCCTGGGAGTGCCTATCACCACCAAGGATTGCATATCCGTCAAGG GCATGCTCCACACCGCTGGACTGTACGAACGTCGGGATGTGCGCGGTGCGCAGGATGCGGATGCCATGGCGCTGATGCGCAAGGCTGGAGCCATTCCCTTCGCCCTCACGAATGTTTCCGAGGTGTGCATGTGGTGGGAGAGCAACAACACGGTGCACGGAAGGACTAGGAACGCCTACGACACCAATCGCATTGTGGGCGGATCCAGCGGCGGCGAAGGCTGCATCCAGTCGGCGGCTGCCTCCGCCTTTGGCTTGGGCTCGGACATTGGCGGCTCCATTCGCATGCCTGCATTTTTCAATGGCATCTTCGGGCACAAGCCCAGCAAGCTGGTGGTGTCCAATGTGGGTCAGTTCCCGGCTCCCTTCAGTGCGGAGCAAAACACATTCCTGGGCCTGGGACCCATGTCACGATTTGCCGAGGATTTGCGACCCATGCTGAGGATTATGGCGGGcgagaaggctgccctgctcAAACTGGACGAGGATGTGGACATGACAAAAATGAAGTTCTTCTACCAGGAGTCTGATGGCGGTGGCCGTATGATCTCCGCCGTTGATCCTGACCTGAGACAG GCCATGACCAAGGTGGTGCACCATCTGAGCGAGAAGTTCGGCAATGAGAAGGTGGAGCGTATCCAGCTGCCGCAGTTTCGCCAGTCGGCTGCCATCTGGTTCGCCAATATGCGCGACGACAGCGGCCATGGATTCGCCTACCAGCTGGGCAACCTGGAGCACGATATCAACACGTACCTGGAGCTGTTCAAGTGGCTGTTTGGCGCCTCCAAGCACACGTTCATTGGCCTGTCGACGGCCATCATGGATAGTGCCCAGTGCAAGCACGGGTCGCCCAAGTACGACCACCTGGTGCGAAAGCGGAATGAGCTGAGGGCGGAGCTGCAGCGCCTGCTGGGCGATAACGGAGTACTGATCTACCCCACGCACCCGACGGTCGCTCCCTATCACAACGAACCGATCACGCGACCCATCAACTTTGCCTACACGGGCATTGTCAATGTGCTGGGCTTCCCGGCCACCGCTGTGCCATTGGGCAAACTGGGGAGCGAGGGCCTGCCGCTGGGCGTCCAGATCATCGCCAACTTCAACCAGGATCGGCTGTGTTTGGCGGTGGCCGAGGAACTGGAGCGAGCCTTCGGCGGCTGGGCCAAGCCCGAAGTGCGCCTGTAG